A genomic region of Burkholderia humptydooensis contains the following coding sequences:
- a CDS encoding ABC transporter ATP-binding protein, whose amino-acid sequence MMLDVQDVHAYYGKSHVLQGVSLAVGEGETVTLLGRNGAGKSTTLKTIAGVVAARGGAVTFVGAPIAGAAPHRIASRGVCFVPEHRGVFRLLSVEENLRLGARRDSPWQLDDVYRIFPRLKERRRNGGAQLSGGEQQMLAIGRALMNRPRLLMLDEPVEGLAPVIVEEIVAQLKQIKAAGVAILLVEQNLEVCTQLADRHYVIEQGVIVYEGDNASFAADHSIKDRYLGVGVV is encoded by the coding sequence ATGATGCTCGACGTGCAGGACGTTCACGCGTACTACGGCAAGAGCCACGTGCTGCAAGGCGTATCGCTCGCGGTGGGCGAAGGCGAGACGGTCACGCTGCTCGGCCGCAACGGCGCGGGCAAGTCGACGACGCTGAAGACGATCGCGGGCGTCGTCGCCGCGCGCGGCGGCGCGGTGACGTTCGTTGGCGCGCCGATCGCGGGCGCGGCGCCGCACCGGATCGCGTCGCGCGGCGTGTGCTTCGTGCCCGAGCATCGCGGCGTCTTCCGCCTGCTGAGCGTCGAGGAAAACCTGCGGCTCGGCGCGCGCCGCGATTCGCCGTGGCAGCTCGACGACGTCTACCGGATCTTTCCGCGGCTGAAGGAGCGCCGCAGGAACGGCGGCGCGCAACTGTCGGGCGGCGAGCAGCAGATGCTCGCGATCGGCCGCGCGCTGATGAACCGCCCGCGCCTGCTGATGCTCGACGAGCCGGTCGAAGGGCTCGCGCCCGTGATCGTCGAGGAGATCGTCGCGCAACTGAAGCAGATCAAGGCGGCGGGCGTCGCGATCCTGCTCGTCGAGCAGAACCTCGAAGTCTGCACGCAGCTCGCCGACCGGCATTACGTGATCGAGCAGGGCGTGATCGTCTACGAGGGCGACAACGCGTCGTTCGCCGCCGATCATTCGATCAAGGATCGCTATCTCGGCGTCGGCGTCGTCTGA
- a CDS encoding Hsp20/alpha crystallin family protein produces MSNVTRYDPFSLEPVSDLFQGLFRPLRGFADVEEEKLASMKIDVTENDQAYVVKAELPGVDKNDINVQIEGNTVSIAAKVERNKELKEGERVIRRERYSGEFARTFSLASDLDRDTASAQYQDGVLSLTLPKKATSEKKKLTIG; encoded by the coding sequence ATGAGCAATGTGACGCGTTACGACCCGTTTTCGCTTGAGCCCGTGTCCGATCTTTTCCAGGGCTTGTTCCGTCCGCTGCGCGGCTTCGCCGACGTCGAAGAAGAGAAGCTCGCGTCGATGAAGATCGACGTGACCGAAAACGACCAGGCCTACGTCGTCAAGGCCGAGCTGCCGGGCGTCGACAAGAACGACATCAACGTGCAGATCGAAGGCAACACCGTGTCGATCGCCGCGAAGGTCGAGCGGAACAAGGAGCTGAAGGAAGGCGAGCGCGTGATCCGGCGCGAGCGCTATTCGGGCGAGTTCGCGCGAACCTTCTCGCTCGCGAGCGACCTCGATCGAGACACGGCGAGCGCGCAGTATCAGGACGGCGTGCTGTCGCTGACGCTGCCGAAGAAGGCGACGTCGGAAAAGAAGAAGCTGACGATCGGCTAG
- a CDS encoding M81 family metallopeptidase: MKILIARMNHETNTFSPVPTPLAAFGREGPSYGEHAYRDNRGMRTAMAAFIDAAEREGARIVTPVSAAANPSGPVAADAYDAICDAIVAAAPGCDAVMLDLHGAMVAEQSADGEGDLLARVRAALPRAPIAVALDLHANVTQKMIDHADVIVSFKTYPHVDMYETGAHAARLLLDRVHGRARPVLAWRRPPLMTSTLRSATADGAMRRALDAARAAQANGMLAVSVLAGFSLADIPAPCISVVVVGDGDAAAADAVAARIAQQIWDARDEFVYRSPPLAESVARAAGLAHGADRPVLLLDHGDNCMSGGTCDTMDLLEAALAQGLSGLVSGPLCDPEAVARMIAAGVGARVTIDVGNKLPRAGAAPRAPFRATGVVRAITDGEYVISGPTYTGQRAYMGRAAVLDTGAATLVVTERTHEPWDLGVFESVGVDPRRARFLLLKSRMYCRPVFVPIAAALVECDSRGVTGSDYALFDFERVERPVFPLDSRTEWSAFDA; this comes from the coding sequence ATGAAGATCCTGATCGCGCGGATGAATCACGAGACGAACACGTTCTCGCCGGTGCCGACGCCGCTTGCCGCGTTCGGCCGGGAAGGCCCGAGCTACGGCGAGCACGCGTACCGCGACAACCGGGGCATGCGCACCGCGATGGCCGCGTTCATCGACGCGGCCGAGCGCGAAGGCGCGCGAATCGTGACGCCGGTGTCGGCGGCCGCGAACCCGAGCGGCCCTGTCGCGGCCGACGCGTACGACGCGATCTGCGATGCGATCGTCGCCGCCGCGCCCGGCTGCGACGCGGTGATGCTCGATCTGCACGGCGCGATGGTCGCCGAACAGTCGGCGGACGGCGAGGGCGATCTGCTCGCGCGCGTGCGCGCCGCGCTGCCGCGCGCGCCGATCGCCGTCGCGCTCGATCTGCATGCGAACGTCACGCAGAAGATGATCGATCACGCGGACGTGATCGTCAGCTTCAAGACCTATCCGCACGTCGACATGTACGAGACGGGCGCGCACGCGGCGCGGCTGCTGCTCGACCGCGTGCACGGCCGCGCGCGGCCGGTGCTCGCGTGGCGGCGGCCGCCGCTGATGACGTCGACGCTGCGCAGCGCGACCGCCGACGGCGCGATGCGGCGCGCGCTCGACGCCGCGCGCGCGGCGCAGGCGAACGGGATGCTCGCGGTGTCGGTGCTCGCCGGGTTTTCGCTCGCGGACATTCCGGCGCCGTGCATCAGCGTGGTCGTCGTCGGCGACGGCGACGCGGCCGCCGCCGACGCGGTGGCCGCCCGCATCGCGCAGCAGATCTGGGACGCGCGCGACGAGTTCGTCTATCGCAGCCCGCCGCTCGCGGAATCGGTCGCGCGCGCGGCCGGGCTCGCGCACGGCGCGGACCGGCCGGTGCTGCTGCTCGATCACGGCGACAACTGCATGTCGGGCGGCACGTGCGACACGATGGACCTGCTCGAAGCGGCGCTCGCGCAAGGGCTTTCGGGCCTCGTCAGCGGGCCGCTGTGCGATCCCGAGGCGGTGGCGCGGATGATCGCGGCGGGCGTCGGCGCGCGCGTGACGATCGACGTCGGCAACAAGCTGCCGCGCGCGGGCGCCGCGCCGCGCGCGCCGTTTCGCGCGACGGGCGTCGTGCGCGCGATCACCGATGGCGAATACGTGATCAGCGGGCCGACCTACACCGGCCAGCGCGCGTACATGGGGCGGGCGGCCGTGCTCGACACCGGCGCGGCGACGCTCGTCGTCACCGAGCGCACGCACGAGCCATGGGATCTCGGCGTGTTCGAGAGCGTCGGCGTCGATCCGCGGCGCGCGCGCTTTCTGCTGCTGAAATCGCGGATGTACTGCCGGCCGGTGTTCGTGCCGATCGCGGCGGCGCTCGTCGAATGCGACAGCCGCGGCGTGACGGGCTCCGATTACGCGCTGTTCGATTTCGAGCGCGTCGAGCGGCCGGTGTTCCCGCTCGATTCGCGAACGGAGTGGAGCGCATTCGACGCTTGA
- a CDS encoding ABC transporter substrate-binding protein: MNRRELLKLAALSAVPGALGALSSRAAFAQGAGVQLACPVPMSGPFAANGKYADLGMKLAIQQYGKVLGMPLSYMTLDTAGSPATAVRRVQEIAQQKGVRFFAGGILSSEALAMGKEVEKAGGVFITTAGADEITGKDCNAATFRWSVPTFGAIEQTVRPLIGMLPKAKRWYTITPQYVFGEGLLTAAKAIFKEKGIEHVGNSYHSLAEKEFSGYLTNAVAAKPDVLLILNFGSQSSDTLRQAVSFGMKNNCTILMAWASGLEQFEALGADLCDGVYFGAQYWHGIDSPLNRDLVKRASAAFKANPNYSLAGSYICSKILLDGMVKAGSADPKKVIAALEGMKYDGLTGAEAIRKGDHQVLKNYYLLKGKPKSRMRNADDYADIVSSGQSFLPVDKTGCKLA, encoded by the coding sequence TTGAATCGCCGAGAACTGTTGAAACTGGCCGCGCTGTCGGCCGTCCCGGGCGCGCTCGGCGCGCTTTCGTCCCGTGCCGCGTTCGCGCAGGGCGCGGGCGTCCAGCTTGCGTGCCCGGTGCCGATGTCCGGCCCGTTCGCCGCGAACGGCAAGTACGCCGATCTCGGCATGAAGCTCGCGATCCAGCAATACGGCAAGGTGCTCGGCATGCCGCTGTCGTACATGACGCTCGACACCGCGGGCTCGCCCGCGACCGCGGTGCGCCGCGTGCAGGAGATCGCGCAGCAGAAGGGCGTGCGCTTCTTCGCGGGCGGCATTCTGTCGTCCGAAGCGCTCGCGATGGGCAAGGAGGTCGAGAAGGCGGGCGGCGTGTTCATCACGACGGCGGGCGCCGACGAGATCACCGGCAAGGACTGCAACGCCGCGACGTTCCGCTGGTCGGTGCCGACCTTCGGCGCGATCGAGCAGACGGTGCGTCCGCTGATCGGCATGCTGCCGAAGGCGAAGCGCTGGTACACGATCACGCCGCAGTACGTGTTCGGCGAGGGGCTGCTCACGGCCGCGAAGGCGATCTTCAAGGAGAAGGGGATCGAGCACGTCGGCAACAGCTATCACTCGCTTGCCGAGAAGGAATTCAGCGGCTACCTGACGAACGCGGTTGCCGCGAAGCCCGACGTGCTGCTGATCCTGAACTTCGGCTCGCAATCGTCGGATACGCTGCGGCAGGCGGTGAGCTTCGGGATGAAGAACAACTGCACGATCCTGATGGCGTGGGCGTCGGGGCTCGAGCAGTTCGAGGCGCTCGGCGCGGACCTCTGCGACGGCGTCTACTTCGGCGCGCAATACTGGCACGGGATCGATTCGCCGCTGAACCGCGATCTCGTCAAGCGCGCGAGCGCGGCGTTCAAGGCGAATCCGAACTACAGCCTCGCGGGCTCGTACATCTGCTCGAAGATCCTGCTCGACGGGATGGTGAAGGCGGGCAGCGCCGATCCGAAGAAGGTGATCGCCGCGCTCGAAGGGATGAAATATGACGGCCTGACGGGCGCCGAGGCAATCCGCAAGGGTGACCATCAGGTGCTGAAGAACTACTACCTGCTGAAGGGCAAGCCGAAGAGCCGGATGCGCAACGCCGACGACTACGCGGACATCGTCAGCTCCGGCCAGTCGTTCCTGCCCGTCGACAAGACGGGCTGCAAGCTCGCCTGA
- a CDS encoding putative glycoside hydrolase — MLGERGDAQTGVAFAARATAGVPAAGVATASMPMPDTPARAASSAASSTASSTAPSAAIRGSVVDARTGKPIAAAIVTIGGRPIRADERGAFPADAAAAGIAVRAPGYLATRTSVEAGRPVTVALAPFRPKAVYLSVFGITSKTLREAAVDLKGATAINALVIDMKGDRGITPYPSAARRASGAAAQTPNAPVVRDFAALVAELRRRGLYLIARIVVFKDDPLAAAHPDWTVRDANGDIWRDREKLRWIDPSLRAAWAHNLDVAEEAAKLGFDEIQFDYVRFPDARGLRFSVPNTRANRTAAIAGFLQAARERLAPYNVFVAADIFGYVCWNEDDTAIGQQIETLGGPLDYISPMLYPSGFTWGLPGCTQPTADPGQIVRRSLAEARLRTGLPGVRFRPWLQAFRDYAFDHRDFAAAQIRAQVDAAEAAGTDGWMLWNARNRYDPQQLPK; from the coding sequence ATGCTCGGCGAGCGCGGCGACGCGCAGACCGGCGTCGCCTTCGCCGCTCGCGCAACGGCCGGCGTTCCGGCCGCCGGCGTCGCGACAGCCTCGATGCCGATGCCCGACACCCCGGCGCGCGCCGCTTCGTCCGCCGCTTCGTCCACTGCTTCGTCCACTGCCCCGTCCGCCGCCATCCGCGGCAGCGTCGTCGACGCGCGGACCGGCAAGCCGATCGCCGCCGCGATCGTGACGATCGGCGGCCGCCCGATCCGTGCGGACGAGCGTGGAGCCTTCCCGGCCGACGCCGCGGCGGCCGGCATCGCCGTCCGCGCGCCCGGCTATCTGGCGACGCGCACGAGCGTCGAAGCCGGCCGGCCCGTCACCGTCGCGCTCGCGCCGTTCAGGCCGAAAGCCGTCTATCTGTCCGTGTTCGGGATCACGAGCAAGACGCTGCGCGAAGCCGCGGTCGATCTCAAGGGCGCGACCGCGATCAATGCGCTCGTCATCGACATGAAGGGCGACCGCGGCATCACGCCGTATCCGAGCGCGGCGCGCCGCGCGTCGGGCGCGGCCGCGCAGACGCCGAACGCGCCCGTCGTGCGCGACTTCGCGGCGCTCGTCGCCGAGCTGCGCCGGCGCGGGCTGTATCTGATCGCGCGGATCGTCGTGTTCAAGGACGATCCGCTTGCCGCCGCGCATCCGGACTGGACGGTGCGCGATGCGAACGGCGACATCTGGCGCGATCGCGAAAAGCTGCGCTGGATCGATCCGTCGCTGCGCGCAGCGTGGGCACACAATCTCGACGTCGCCGAGGAAGCGGCGAAGCTCGGCTTCGATGAAATCCAGTTCGACTACGTGCGCTTTCCGGACGCGCGCGGGCTGCGCTTCAGCGTGCCGAACACGCGCGCGAACCGCACTGCGGCGATCGCCGGCTTCCTGCAGGCGGCGCGCGAGCGACTCGCGCCGTACAACGTGTTCGTCGCCGCCGACATCTTCGGCTACGTCTGCTGGAACGAGGACGACACCGCGATCGGCCAGCAGATCGAGACGCTCGGCGGGCCGCTCGACTACATCTCGCCGATGCTCTATCCGTCCGGCTTCACGTGGGGATTGCCGGGCTGCACGCAGCCGACCGCCGATCCGGGGCAGATCGTGCGCCGCTCGCTCGCGGAGGCGCGCTTGCGGACCGGGCTGCCGGGCGTGCGGTTCCGGCCGTGGCTGCAGGCGTTCCGCGATTACGCGTTCGACCACCGCGATTTCGCGGCGGCGCAGATCCGCGCACAGGTGGACGCCGCCGAGGCCGCCGGCACGGACGGCTGGATGCTGTGGAACGCGCGCAATCGCTACGATCCGCAGCAGTTGCCGAAGTAG
- a CDS encoding branched-chain amino acid ABC transporter permease: MIESSNSLPGGAPARRAAQRADGALHRHRHVLLAAAVVCALPLVLRSGSLATEVLVFALAALGCNLLLGYTGLLSFGQGVFFGLGSYAAGLVLTRGVPSVPVALAAAIALGAAAAALVGWFSIRQRGTYFVMLTLAFGQLFYFVAYTTPELTGGDNGLLDIPRPALGALGRTLVPLDSPWQYYGFVAALFIAAFWLMARVSQSVFGRTLLAIRDNEARAAAAGYDVKRFKLVAFVISGAVTGLAGALHALMTGIAPLSNIDYHTSEMILVMTVIGGTGNLFASVLGAAFYVLFADWLSTLWPRWLLLLGLALIAVSLFMQRGLWGIGERAAAALRRAPPAADAHVDQEAR; the protein is encoded by the coding sequence ATGATCGAATCGTCGAATTCGCTGCCGGGCGGCGCGCCCGCGCGGCGTGCGGCGCAACGCGCGGACGGCGCGCTGCATCGCCATCGCCATGTGCTGCTCGCCGCGGCCGTCGTCTGCGCGCTGCCGCTCGTGCTGCGCTCGGGCTCGCTCGCGACCGAAGTGCTCGTGTTCGCGCTCGCCGCGCTCGGCTGCAATCTGCTGCTCGGCTACACCGGCCTCTTGTCGTTCGGGCAGGGCGTCTTCTTCGGGCTCGGCAGCTACGCGGCGGGCCTCGTGCTCACGCGCGGCGTGCCCTCGGTGCCCGTCGCGCTCGCCGCCGCGATCGCGCTCGGCGCGGCGGCGGCCGCACTCGTCGGCTGGTTCTCGATCCGGCAGCGCGGCACGTATTTCGTGATGCTGACGCTCGCGTTCGGGCAACTGTTCTACTTCGTCGCGTACACGACGCCCGAGCTCACGGGCGGCGACAACGGCCTGCTCGACATTCCGCGCCCGGCGCTCGGCGCGCTCGGCCGCACGCTCGTGCCGCTCGATTCGCCGTGGCAGTACTACGGCTTCGTCGCCGCGCTGTTCATCGCCGCGTTCTGGCTGATGGCGCGCGTGTCGCAATCGGTGTTCGGACGCACGCTGCTCGCGATCCGCGACAACGAGGCGCGCGCCGCGGCCGCCGGCTACGACGTGAAGCGCTTCAAGCTCGTCGCGTTCGTGATCTCGGGCGCGGTCACGGGGCTCGCGGGCGCGCTGCACGCGCTGATGACGGGCATCGCGCCGCTGTCGAACATCGACTATCACACGAGCGAGATGATCCTCGTGATGACGGTGATCGGCGGCACCGGCAACCTGTTCGCGTCGGTGCTCGGCGCGGCGTTCTACGTGCTGTTCGCCGACTGGCTGTCGACGCTGTGGCCGCGCTGGCTGCTGCTGCTCGGCCTCGCGCTGATCGCGGTCAGCCTGTTCATGCAGCGCGGGCTGTGGGGGATCGGCGAGCGCGCCGCGGCCGCGCTGCGCCGCGCGCCGCCGGCGGCCGACGCCCACGTCGACCAGGAGGCACGATGA
- a CDS encoding ABC transporter ATP-binding protein, which produces MSDAILEARGVVKRYGKFTALAGVDLRIAPRTVHSVIGPNGAGKTTLFHVLTGTVPISAGSIVFDGRDVTQEPDHRRVRRGIARSFQVTSLFQNLSVRENLRVAAQGVDARRALNAWKPPRGALAHDDTVDGVLERLALQRFAGTAAGALSHGQQRRLEVGMALAARPRAIFLDEPTSGMGIDDLDDMKALIRGLRDDYTVVLIEHNMGIVMDISDTITVMQQGRVLVEGRPGDIRGDERVRTAYLGNMITGGRA; this is translated from the coding sequence ATGAGCGACGCGATTCTCGAAGCGCGCGGCGTCGTCAAGCGCTACGGCAAGTTCACCGCGCTCGCGGGCGTCGATCTGCGGATCGCGCCGCGCACGGTCCATTCGGTGATCGGCCCGAACGGCGCCGGCAAGACCACGCTCTTTCACGTGCTGACGGGCACGGTGCCGATCTCGGCGGGCTCGATCGTGTTCGACGGGCGCGACGTCACGCAGGAGCCTGACCACCGGCGCGTGCGGCGCGGCATCGCGCGCTCGTTCCAGGTGACGAGCCTGTTCCAGAACCTGAGCGTGCGCGAGAACCTGCGCGTCGCCGCGCAGGGCGTCGATGCGCGGCGCGCGCTGAACGCATGGAAGCCGCCGCGCGGCGCGCTCGCGCACGACGACACGGTCGACGGCGTGCTCGAACGCCTCGCGCTGCAACGCTTCGCGGGCACGGCGGCGGGCGCGCTGTCGCACGGCCAGCAGCGCCGGCTCGAAGTGGGCATGGCGCTCGCCGCGCGGCCGCGCGCGATCTTCCTCGACGAGCCGACCTCCGGCATGGGCATCGACGACCTCGACGACATGAAGGCGCTGATCCGCGGCCTGCGCGACGACTACACGGTCGTGCTGATCGAGCACAACATGGGCATCGTGATGGACATCTCGGACACGATCACGGTGATGCAGCAAGGGCGCGTGCTCGTCGAAGGCAGGCCGGGCGACATTCGCGGCGACGAGCGCGTGCGCACCGCGTATCTCGGCAACATGATCACCGGAGGCCGCGCATGA
- a CDS encoding branched-chain amino acid ABC transporter permease — protein sequence MNVYLLQIVNGIGVGMLYFLLAVGLSIVFGLLRFVNFAHGAFYLLGAYFCYQALQWSASFWVALAAVPLAVGAFAWIVEKLVLRHVYAQQHEFHILATVGLALVLQECAILAWGPLGDNVPVPDALNGVVIWGGFVYPKYRLFVIGFTAVLAALLWWVLDGTRLGSAVRAGSESSEMVSLLGINVSRVFSLVFALGAATAALAGVLAAPIRGVDPFMGIEALGVAFVVVVVGGMGNFPGALVGGLLVGIVQSVMSTLWPEGARLMIYVAMAAVLLLRPNGLLGRAA from the coding sequence ATGAACGTTTATCTCTTGCAGATCGTCAACGGGATCGGCGTCGGGATGCTGTATTTCCTGCTCGCGGTCGGCCTGTCGATCGTGTTCGGACTCCTGCGCTTCGTGAACTTCGCGCACGGCGCGTTCTATCTGCTCGGCGCGTACTTCTGCTATCAGGCGCTGCAATGGTCGGCGAGCTTCTGGGTGGCGCTCGCCGCCGTGCCGCTCGCGGTCGGCGCGTTCGCGTGGATCGTCGAGAAGCTCGTGCTGCGGCACGTGTACGCGCAGCAGCACGAATTCCACATCCTCGCGACGGTCGGCCTCGCGCTCGTGCTGCAGGAGTGCGCGATCCTCGCATGGGGCCCGCTAGGCGACAACGTGCCCGTGCCCGACGCGCTCAACGGCGTCGTGATCTGGGGCGGCTTCGTCTATCCGAAGTACCGGCTCTTCGTGATCGGCTTCACCGCCGTGCTCGCCGCGCTGCTGTGGTGGGTGCTCGACGGCACGCGGCTCGGCAGTGCGGTGCGCGCGGGCAGCGAATCGTCGGAAATGGTGTCGCTGCTCGGCATCAACGTGTCGCGCGTGTTCAGCCTCGTGTTCGCGCTCGGCGCCGCGACGGCCGCGCTCGCCGGCGTGCTCGCCGCGCCGATTCGCGGCGTCGACCCGTTCATGGGGATCGAGGCGCTCGGCGTCGCGTTCGTCGTCGTCGTGGTCGGCGGGATGGGGAATTTTCCGGGGGCGCTCGTCGGCGGGCTGCTCGTCGGCATCGTGCAGAGCGTGATGAGCACGCTGTGGCCGGAAGGCGCGCGGCTGATGATCTACGTGGCGATGGCGGCCGTGCTGCTGCTGCGCCCGAACGGGCTGCTCGGGAGGGCCGCATGA
- a CDS encoding CBS domain-containing protein produces MNAAEICTRDVVVCRRTDTVLDAAHLMRDRHVGDLIVVDDVGGAHEPVGMLTDRDIVLSLIAKEVDPAALFVGEIMSAPAVVVHEHDSLWTIAQRMRLTGARRMPVVNAGGALVGMVSVDDLLASAARLFDEIASISRRQVHFEEKARD; encoded by the coding sequence GTGAACGCTGCCGAGATCTGTACCCGCGACGTCGTCGTGTGCCGCCGCACCGACACCGTGCTCGACGCCGCGCACCTGATGCGCGACCGCCATGTCGGCGACCTGATCGTCGTCGACGACGTGGGGGGCGCGCACGAGCCGGTCGGCATGCTGACCGACCGCGACATCGTGCTGTCGCTGATCGCGAAGGAAGTCGATCCCGCCGCGCTGTTCGTCGGCGAGATCATGTCCGCGCCGGCGGTCGTCGTGCACGAGCACGACAGCCTGTGGACGATCGCGCAGCGGATGCGGCTGACGGGCGCGCGCCGGATGCCGGTCGTGAACGCTGGCGGCGCGCTCGTCGGGATGGTGTCCGTCGACGACCTGCTGGCGAGCGCCGCGAGGCTGTTCGACGAGATCGCGTCGATTTCGCGGCGCCAGGTTCACTTCGAGGAGAAGGCGCGGGATTGA
- a CDS encoding Zn-dependent hydrolase, protein MQVQDSTSGARAAPSPAGLRTNGARLWDSLMRLARIGATAKGGVCRLALTELDRAARDLFVAWAKEIGCTVRVDAIGNIFARRAGARDDLPPVATGSHIDTQPTGGKFDGNYGVLAGLEVLRTLADAGVRTNAPLEVAVWTNEEGSRFVPVMMGSGVFAGAFTLEHALAQRDRDGVSVRDALRAIGYAGDARDACAAPHRVGAYFEAHIEQGPVLEAHDTTIGVVRGALGQRWYDVTVRGMEAHAGPTPMALRRDALLVAAELVAEVNRIARAHAPHGRGTVGWVDVHPNSRNVIPGRVTLSVDLRAADDASLLAMDAALRAACAQAGAQPGIGVDVEQVVHFAPQPFDAALVGAVRAGADALGLSSMDVISGAGHDAVYLARVAPAAMIFVPCKDGISHNEIEDARPEHLEAGCNVLLHAMLSAAGVADAMDGEDVAGGADGAAR, encoded by the coding sequence ATGCAAGTTCAGGATTCGACATCCGGCGCGCGCGCCGCGCCTTCGCCCGCCGGCCTGCGCACGAACGGCGCGCGCCTGTGGGACAGCCTGATGCGGCTCGCGCGGATCGGCGCGACGGCCAAGGGCGGCGTGTGCCGGCTCGCGCTCACCGAGCTCGACCGCGCGGCGCGCGATCTGTTCGTCGCATGGGCGAAGGAGATCGGCTGCACGGTGCGCGTCGACGCGATCGGCAACATCTTTGCGCGGCGCGCGGGCGCGCGCGACGACCTGCCGCCCGTGGCGACGGGCAGCCACATCGACACGCAGCCGACGGGCGGCAAGTTCGACGGCAACTACGGCGTGCTCGCCGGGCTCGAAGTGCTGCGCACGCTCGCCGACGCGGGCGTGCGCACGAACGCGCCGCTCGAGGTCGCGGTGTGGACGAACGAGGAGGGCTCGCGCTTCGTGCCGGTGATGATGGGCTCGGGCGTGTTCGCGGGCGCGTTCACGCTCGAGCATGCGCTCGCGCAGCGCGACCGCGACGGCGTATCGGTGCGCGACGCGCTGCGCGCAATCGGCTATGCGGGCGACGCGCGCGACGCGTGCGCCGCGCCGCATCGCGTCGGCGCGTACTTCGAGGCGCACATCGAGCAGGGCCCGGTGCTGGAGGCGCACGACACGACGATCGGCGTCGTGCGGGGCGCGCTCGGCCAGCGCTGGTACGATGTGACCGTGCGCGGCATGGAGGCGCACGCGGGCCCGACGCCGATGGCGCTGCGCCGCGACGCGCTGCTCGTCGCGGCCGAACTGGTCGCCGAGGTGAACCGGATCGCGCGCGCGCATGCGCCGCACGGGCGCGGCACGGTCGGCTGGGTCGACGTGCATCCGAACTCGCGCAACGTGATTCCGGGGCGCGTGACGCTGAGCGTCGATCTGCGCGCGGCCGACGACGCATCGCTGCTGGCGATGGACGCGGCGCTGCGCGCGGCGTGCGCGCAAGCGGGCGCGCAGCCGGGCATCGGGGTCGACGTCGAGCAGGTGGTCCATTTCGCGCCGCAGCCGTTCGACGCGGCGCTCGTCGGCGCGGTGCGCGCGGGCGCGGACGCGCTCGGCCTGTCGTCGATGGACGTGATCAGCGGCGCGGGCCACGACGCCGTGTACCTCGCGCGCGTCGCGCCGGCCGCGATGATCTTCGTGCCGTGCAAGGACGGCATCAGTCACAACGAAATCGAGGACGCGCGCCCCGAGCATCTCGAAGCGGGCTGCAACGTGCTGCTGCACGCGATGCTGAGCGCGGCGGGCGTCGCGGATGCGATGGATGGCGAGGATGTCGCGGGCGGCGCCGACGGAGCCGCGCGATGA
- a CDS encoding nitroreductase family protein, producing the protein MSEPELLTYQPIAVALPAPAEDEAPAIIDLPQPDLGAGLPLMAALSLRASTREFSSAALAPTTLGELLWAADGVNRPATGGRTAPSAHAFNEIDIYVALPDGVYRYDAALHRLLLKRSIDARNLTGYQDFVGAAPLDLVYVVQTSRLLPMPKPLRETFSAVAAGAIAQNVALYCASTGLGCVVRGWINHRLLADALSLNEDELPILAQTVGKPVARA; encoded by the coding sequence ATGAGCGAACCCGAACTGCTGACCTATCAACCGATCGCCGTGGCATTGCCCGCGCCCGCCGAAGACGAGGCGCCGGCGATCATCGATCTGCCGCAGCCCGATCTCGGCGCGGGCCTGCCACTCATGGCCGCGTTGTCGCTGCGGGCGAGCACGCGCGAGTTCTCGTCCGCGGCGCTCGCGCCGACGACGCTCGGCGAGCTGCTGTGGGCCGCCGACGGCGTCAACCGCCCGGCGACGGGCGGCCGCACCGCACCGTCCGCGCATGCGTTCAACGAGATCGACATCTATGTCGCGCTGCCCGACGGCGTCTATCGCTACGATGCGGCGCTGCACCGGCTGCTGCTGAAACGCTCGATCGATGCGCGCAACCTCACCGGCTACCAGGATTTCGTCGGCGCGGCGCCGCTCGATCTCGTCTACGTCGTGCAGACGTCTCGGCTGCTGCCGATGCCGAAGCCGCTGCGCGAGACGTTCTCGGCGGTGGCGGCGGGCGCGATCGCGCAGAACGTCGCGCTGTATTGCGCGTCGACGGGGCTCGGCTGCGTCGTGCGCGGCTGGATCAACCACCGGCTGCTCGCCGACGCGCTCAGCCTGAACGAGGACGAATTGCCGATCCTCGCGCAAACGGTCGGCAAGCCCGTGGCGCGTGCGTGA